The genomic region TGAACCAGGAAAAAAAGGGTTTAAGGATTGGCAGGATCCTGTTTATCCTTGCATCCTTCCTTTCCTGGTTAAGAAATAGTAGTTAGTATTTAGTACTTAGTATAAAGACCTATAGCGTAATACCCCGTCAATCCTTGAATACTTCCTTTCCTGGTTCAGAAATAGTAGTTAGTATTTAGTACTTAGTATAAAGACCTATAGCGTAATACCCTGTCAATCCTTGCATCCTTCCTTTCCTGGTTCAGAAATAGTAGTTAGTATTTAGTACTTAGTACTTAGTATAAAGACCTATAGCGTAATATCCTGTCAATCCTTGAATCCTTCCTTCCATTGTTCGCGCCATACTCTAATGTCTCATATCTCATATCTCAAATCTAATACATAAAATTCCCTGTACAGCTATTGTATACTCCTTTAATCGCTGTCACTTCCGTATTGAAGTTTTTGATTGCGATTTTTTCTCCTTCACAGGTGTAACCTTCGGCTGGTGCTAAAGTACTGCAGTTTGGACACATGGTCATTGGAAAAAAGATTTCCTTACCCTGATATAGTCCTCGATAAAGATTAACCTCCATTTGCCCCTTCTTTGAGCAGCCTAACTGCTTGTCGTATCGCTGCTTCATTTGGATATAGCACTCTGGTGCATTGGGATCGTCTTGCTGTTTGTCGCACGCACTTAAGAAAATAAGGCTGCTGAATAGGATTGTGATCAATCTTTTCATATGGAATATTATTGGTTATTCATAGTACGTAAAGTATTCCGTAAATGCTACATAGAATAGTAGTTAGTATTTAGTACTTAGTATAAAGACCTATGGCCGCCAACATGGTCATACTAATACGGCACAGCAAATATCTTATCTCTATTATCTAAAACTTTACCCACCCTAGGTCTGAACACTAACTATTAAATACCAAATACTACCCCAATCAAACCCGCTTTGGAGCGGGTTTGATTGGGGTTATCAATGGGTTTACAAGGGTTCTATAAGGGTTGTAACTTGAAGCAGTCTCCTACTTGGTTGGTTTTGCACTTTATTTAATTGAAATCTTCGCTTTTTTAAGACTGAAGCTTGTTTCATGATATTAGATAACAATTTATTGCAAATAAGTTAATAATCAAAAGTTATTATTGCTGATATGGGGCCATATCTATTACTTGTAACAGGACAGATTGTGGTTTTTAGCTTTTTCTTTTCGAAGACTTTGAAACGAAAGGAGAATAAAGACCAGATTCTCTTTATTATTTTATTTTGCTGCAGCTTAGGCTTGATTTCCAAACTGATTATTCAGTTTTCAAATTCGGCAGTCAATTTCGAATACGGCATTTCGTCGACCATTGGTTTTTCAACTTTTGCCTTTCTCTATAGCAAACATATTTTCTCCCAGAAGCCTATTCGAAGGGTTGAACTCATCTGCTTCTCTCTACCGTTCTTTAGCACCGCAATTATTTTTATGATCGAACTGCTCTTTAATAAAGGAATTGCTCATTATCAAGGACTGGCGAAGGCGATTGATTTTTATGTATTTAATTTTCGGCGATTTATCCTTGCCATTTGTTTCCTTGGCAACATCTATTTGCTAGTTAAATATTGGGATAGCGTTAAAAAACGTGCTCGGACGAACGAAATAGGATTAGCATTAAGTTTCATTTGCTACAATTTTTTCCTCTGTTTCCTTATCTCGAGCTCTTTGTTGTTCAAGCCCTTTGATTATCAATTCATTCTTTATTTGGGACTGGCGAGTTCATCGATTATCGTCCTATTGATCGTGTATTTCAGATTTGTTAATCCGTATAGGGACAGTTTGGGTCTATCTGTACAAACGGCGAGTAGATTAAGTGGGGATATGAGGAAGACGAATGAGGAAAAGTATCAGAAGAACAGTGCGAAGATTGAGGGATTAAGACCACTCGTTGCTCAGATCGATGAACTGATGATTAAAGAACAGCCTTTTCTCAATCCTGAGTTTGCGCATTCTGACCTTGCCAAGAGTTTATCGATCAGCAATCATGATCTTTCCATTATCCTCAATAATTTAATGGACTCCAATTTTTATCAATACATCAACTCAAAACGAGTATCCTATTTCATTGCTCATGCGCATCGAATTGTTCAGGAAGATCAGAATATTTTAAATCTGGCATACGAATCGGGCTTTCAGTCCAAGAGTACATTCAATAAGTATTTCAAGATGGAGACCGGACAATCGCCTACGGAGTTTCTTAAAGAAAAGGTATCGAAGATTTCCTAATAATTTGTTAAACGAAACTTAACAACACATAAAACGCTTATCATCAATCACTTATACAGTAAAAAAACACAGCTAAAGTTCCTCCCAATTGGCGCGGTCGATATCGTTTGAGATTTCCTCTCTCTTTGTGGCAACAAATCAACATAAGATGAAAAGAATTTTTTACTTCGTATTTTTTCTGCTATTCCTAAGCTGGCAGGCTGCATTTTCGCAGCAGCAATACAGCATTACGGGAAGGATTATTGATGGGAAAACAGCACTTCCCGGCGTTACTATTAAAACAAAAGACAATAGCATCGCTACACAAACCAATCTGGACGGAACTTTCCGAATTACGGGAATCAAACAAGGTAGCTATGAGCTGGTCTTCAGCTATCTGGGTTATGAGTCGATTGAGAAGACAGTTAATGTTTTGGAGAAACCTTTTAATGTTTATCTAGGCGATTTATCCTTCACGGGAAATGATGCTCAGGATATCGATGAAGTTGTTGTGCAGGGCATTATGGCTAACACGCAGGCCAAAGCCTTGAGCATACAGAAAAGTAGTCCAGCGATTATGAATGTTATCGCGTCGGATTTAATTGGTAAGTTGCCCGATCGAAATGCTGCAGAGGCGGTTCAGCGTATTCAGGGTATTGCTATTGAACGCGATCATGGCGAGGGGCGCTATGCGAGTGTACGCGGAACGCCCAT from Sphingobacterium sp. BN32 harbors:
- a CDS encoding AraC family transcriptional regulator yields the protein MGPYLLLVTGQIVVFSFFFSKTLKRKENKDQILFIILFCCSLGLISKLIIQFSNSAVNFEYGISSTIGFSTFAFLYSKHIFSQKPIRRVELICFSLPFFSTAIIFMIELLFNKGIAHYQGLAKAIDFYVFNFRRFILAICFLGNIYLLVKYWDSVKKRARTNEIGLALSFICYNFFLCFLISSSLLFKPFDYQFILYLGLASSSIIVLLIVYFRFVNPYRDSLGLSVQTASRLSGDMRKTNEEKYQKNSAKIEGLRPLVAQIDELMIKEQPFLNPEFAHSDLAKSLSISNHDLSIILNNLMDSNFYQYINSKRVSYFIAHAHRIVQEDQNILNLAYESGFQSKSTFNKYFKMETGQSPTEFLKEKVSKIS